One part of the Bdellovibrio sp. KM01 genome encodes these proteins:
- a CDS encoding ComEC/Rec2 family competence protein, producing the protein MIILILLALSLSNCTQDTMLNNASSLSQSYQQKCLTFIPRESENYSALTSIVCGEKLNDQNLKQNLVKTSLIHIFVISGSHLLLLDELFAVLRIPFFVRFLILSFYSLIVGWQPPAVRALSALGLRGLFKSRGWKFPPDLMTMIAGCFTLALFPAWWNSPSLLMSWCASLALAWTSLLKIKKVFPRLLFNQCAVFIFMCAPLWGLSSLHPLALLYNLLLGPVVSYILLPLGFVSVIIPSVVGVFDFVMTGFSQILKWASEPVPGVSAKQISISTLWFWIFAWHIFFHFFRLRLRQGKDAAWNGF; encoded by the coding sequence ATGATTATTCTTATTCTCCTTGCCTTGAGCTTGAGCAATTGCACGCAGGACACCATGCTGAATAATGCATCAAGCCTTTCTCAGAGTTATCAACAAAAGTGTCTTACATTCATCCCGCGCGAGTCAGAAAATTACTCTGCACTGACCTCAATAGTGTGTGGTGAAAAATTAAACGATCAGAACCTGAAACAGAATTTGGTGAAAACATCGCTCATTCATATATTCGTGATTTCCGGATCTCATCTTCTTTTGCTCGACGAACTTTTTGCGGTTTTAAGAATTCCATTTTTTGTAAGATTCTTAATTTTGAGCTTTTACTCCTTGATCGTCGGCTGGCAACCACCCGCCGTAAGAGCCTTATCTGCATTGGGTTTGCGAGGACTTTTTAAATCACGTGGTTGGAAATTTCCGCCGGATTTAATGACGATGATTGCGGGATGTTTCACGCTCGCACTTTTTCCTGCGTGGTGGAACTCACCATCTCTGCTGATGAGTTGGTGTGCCAGTTTGGCACTGGCATGGACATCGCTGTTAAAAATAAAAAAAGTTTTTCCTCGCTTGTTGTTCAATCAATGCGCAGTTTTTATTTTCATGTGTGCTCCTCTGTGGGGCCTGAGTTCACTGCACCCCCTCGCACTGCTTTACAATCTGTTATTAGGGCCCGTGGTTTCTTACATTTTACTACCGCTAGGGTTTGTAAGCGTAATCATTCCATCCGTAGTGGGAGTGTTTGATTTTGTAATGACGGGCTTCTCCCAAATCCTGAAATGGGCCTCTGAACCTGTTCCCGGTGTCTCTGCGAAACAGATTTCAATATCCACATTATGGTTTTGGATTTTTGCGTGGCACATCTTCTTTCACTTTTTTCGGTTACGACTCCGCCAAGGAAAGGATGCTGCGTGGAATGGGTTTTAA
- the trxA gene encoding thioredoxin produces MGVNTTAVTDGSFETEVLNSSTPVLVDFWAEWCGPCRALAPKLEEVATELSGKVKIVKVNVDENPATPSKYGIRGIPAMLLFKGGSEVGQLVGNHPKDAIVDFLTKNT; encoded by the coding sequence ATGGGCGTAAATACAACAGCAGTAACAGACGGTTCTTTTGAAACAGAAGTTTTGAATTCTTCAACTCCAGTTCTTGTGGATTTCTGGGCAGAGTGGTGCGGTCCTTGCCGCGCATTGGCTCCAAAGCTAGAGGAAGTGGCGACTGAGTTGTCTGGAAAAGTGAAAATCGTAAAAGTGAACGTGGATGAGAATCCAGCGACTCCTTCAAAATACGGTATTCGCGGTATTCCAGCGATGTTGTTATTCAAAGGCGGTAGCGAAGTGGGTCAACTTGTTGGCAACCACCCGAAAGACGCTATTGTTGATTTCTTGACTAAAAATACATAA
- the lptF gene encoding LPS export ABC transporter permease LptF has translation MGAMTYDFRPTTMNPMFSIFNGKKAVQYIFFEMLPSFVLGLLVFISIILMFQVLRLTEFALVHGVALKTIGEIVGYVVISLLPVLFPMALLFSVLLTYGRLSQDSEIVAMKASGLAMGTLIIPALLLALIVGIVSAQTSFVIAPWGNRQFEVLFTRLANTKATAVIKEGTFAEGFFDMVVYANEVDSKNGKLRKVFIYDEKNGDVPLTVIAKEGSLLPDPERPGQEVLLRLQNGEIHRQTKTHTKISFDTYDVHFSEPDQYEERAKSPPSLTLEEVKNRLKQDFKDPEEHRIMQTELHKRWAISILCVVFSLIGVGLGTTTNRRAAKAGGMILCIGIIIFYWVLYVAAEGAARSGSLPVAIAIWAPNIIFGAIAIQSLRKNWN, from the coding sequence ATGGGCGCGATGACTTACGATTTCCGCCCTACTACAATGAACCCCATGTTCAGTATCTTTAATGGCAAAAAAGCCGTGCAGTACATTTTTTTCGAGATGCTACCAAGTTTCGTCCTCGGTCTTTTGGTTTTCATTTCCATCATCCTCATGTTCCAGGTTTTGCGTCTGACGGAGTTTGCACTTGTCCACGGCGTGGCCTTAAAAACCATTGGCGAAATCGTGGGATACGTCGTGATCTCACTTTTGCCCGTGCTGTTCCCGATGGCTTTGCTGTTCTCGGTTCTTCTTACATATGGTCGCTTAAGTCAGGACTCTGAAATCGTGGCGATGAAAGCCTCGGGTCTGGCAATGGGGACTTTGATCATCCCGGCACTCCTGTTGGCTTTGATTGTCGGCATTGTCTCTGCACAGACATCGTTTGTGATCGCTCCTTGGGGAAATCGTCAATTCGAGGTTTTGTTCACGCGTTTGGCAAACACCAAAGCCACAGCCGTGATCAAAGAGGGAACTTTCGCAGAAGGCTTCTTTGACATGGTCGTTTACGCCAATGAAGTTGATTCCAAAAACGGCAAACTTCGCAAAGTCTTTATTTACGACGAGAAAAATGGCGATGTGCCATTGACCGTTATTGCCAAAGAAGGAAGCCTTTTGCCAGATCCTGAGCGTCCCGGCCAGGAGGTTTTGCTGCGTTTACAAAACGGTGAAATTCACCGTCAGACAAAAACACACACCAAGATCAGCTTTGATACGTACGACGTGCATTTTTCTGAACCGGATCAATATGAAGAGCGCGCTAAGTCCCCGCCTTCCTTGACGTTAGAAGAAGTAAAAAACCGCTTGAAACAAGATTTCAAAGATCCAGAAGAACATCGCATTATGCAGACGGAGCTTCACAAACGCTGGGCGATTTCTATTCTTTGCGTCGTCTTTTCTTTGATTGGCGTGGGTTTAGGAACGACAACAAATCGTCGTGCGGCGAAAGCCGGGGGTATGATTCTTTGTATCGGTATCATTATTTTCTATTGGGTGCTTTATGTCGCGGCCGAAGGTGCAGCACGCAGTGGCTCACTTCCTGTCGCCATAGCAATCTGGGCACCAAATATCATTTTTGGTGCAATCGCGATTCAATCTTTAAGAAAAAATTGGAATTAG
- a CDS encoding DNA-processing protein DprA gives MTEIHALSQLIKSHPLYRVHRDEIHQTYLRLSQIGCLTEFYLRQAMQEYLPELGDSLEKNFSLFKDLCAETVRWQMQGMQFICYGDPLFPAQCYRMAEPPLTLSYRGAPCWMIERSISIVGSREPSADSLKWMEQELALFLEKQMPLVISGGARGVDQKAHSLALRKSIPTAVVLPSGLGEIYPSSLQEWITPVLDRGGCFISEYDPQQMMHKRLFHHRNRLIAALGCATLLVEARRRSGTLITAHQAAELSRPVWVVPGHPLDPHFLGGLDLLLDGAQMVRDAQDLSTLFHSELLTDNFKTAGIVGVSSESH, from the coding sequence ATGACTGAAATCCATGCTCTCTCCCAACTTATAAAATCCCATCCCCTTTATCGCGTTCATCGCGACGAGATCCATCAGACTTATTTGCGTCTTTCGCAGATCGGTTGTCTGACAGAATTTTATCTCCGCCAGGCCATGCAGGAATATCTGCCAGAGCTTGGCGATTCTTTAGAAAAGAATTTTTCTTTGTTTAAAGATCTGTGTGCAGAAACTGTGCGCTGGCAAATGCAGGGCATGCAGTTCATCTGTTATGGTGATCCGTTGTTCCCGGCGCAGTGTTATCGCATGGCTGAGCCACCCTTGACGCTTTCTTATCGGGGGGCGCCTTGTTGGATGATAGAGCGTTCCATTTCCATTGTCGGCAGTCGCGAGCCCAGTGCGGATTCATTAAAATGGATGGAGCAAGAGCTGGCGTTATTTTTAGAAAAGCAAATGCCATTGGTGATCAGTGGTGGAGCCCGTGGTGTAGATCAAAAAGCGCACTCTTTGGCTTTGCGTAAAAGCATTCCGACGGCGGTGGTGCTGCCTTCGGGACTGGGAGAAATTTATCCCAGCAGCTTGCAGGAATGGATCACTCCTGTGCTTGATCGGGGAGGCTGTTTCATCAGTGAATACGATCCGCAGCAGATGATGCATAAGCGTCTTTTTCATCATCGCAATCGTCTGATAGCGGCGCTTGGTTGTGCCACTTTATTGGTGGAGGCAAGACGTCGCAGTGGAACTTTGATCACGGCACACCAGGCTGCAGAGCTTTCGCGTCCAGTTTGGGTCGTGCCGGGTCATCCGCTGGATCCACATTTTTTAGGCGGCCTGGATTTACTGTTGGATGGCGCGCAAATGGTGCGTGATGCCCAAGATTTGTCCACCTTATTTCACTCCGAGTTATTGACCGACAATTTTAAAACAGCAGGTATTGTGGGTGTTTCGAGCGAGTCCCACTAG
- a CDS encoding tol-pal system YbgF family protein, producing MKQLGRLAATLLLSLPLAAAAKSTNTIKGAAQTPKQQALLVELTGQDFRKQSDTALYAEMVSASQRDDEIGLKSRLQSLLTRFPASTYADNALFLAGRMAVEHNNFPEAIRYFGRIEKEYPNSDKAASARFAKAMTYKKMNLPQFAKRSLVEVRAKYPGSPESFRADAELKQFN from the coding sequence ATGAAGCAACTAGGACGATTGGCAGCAACACTACTTTTAAGCTTACCTTTGGCTGCAGCAGCCAAGTCAACAAACACAATCAAAGGCGCCGCACAAACTCCGAAACAGCAAGCGTTGTTGGTGGAATTGACGGGACAAGATTTCAGGAAACAATCTGACACAGCTCTGTATGCTGAAATGGTAAGCGCTTCTCAACGCGATGATGAGATCGGTTTGAAGAGCCGTCTACAAAGCCTTTTGACGCGCTTTCCAGCAAGCACATATGCGGACAATGCGTTGTTCCTAGCGGGCAGAATGGCTGTTGAGCACAACAACTTCCCTGAGGCGATTCGCTATTTTGGTCGCATTGAAAAAGAATATCCAAACAGTGACAAAGCGGCGAGTGCACGATTTGCGAAAGCTATGACGTATAAAAAAATGAATCTGCCACAGTTTGCGAAACGTTCCCTTGTGGAAGTGAGAGCTAAATATCCAGGCAGTCCAGAGTCATTCAGAGCAGATGCTGAACTGAAACAGTTCAACTAA
- a CDS encoding TonB-dependent receptor, translating into MRIFIAALFTVQASLVHAQTAEQPPQTASETATTEKTAETYKLQQVQILGNKEDKSYLESTESITVIQAESYDKGVKADSLKSINGLPNVQVNKNDNTFSLRGINNIGVTGYQKDNLASILVDDVFQTDLAISAGAFDFWDLDHVEIYRGAQSTTQGINSLAGNILLFHRKASDATEGAVKAGLGSYGYKEVGVVSNYKLSENLFGRTSVNVERYDGFIENVTTGNERWGRQDKNYISQDLVYRLNAFDEIRWNIKVLNNEAGGTYSQSTDPFDYKVYEDVDNRALTNNQQTSLRYTKKINENSSNETILAYSQSDQDATADADGTSAATAGTRYEDHTDSYLSVENLYKYQSEKVKNVLGLHYHDYIIKDDYNFNVLAPGPIPVRQKTEKYQNTYAIFDSMLYKFNENHAMNLGLRYEYMKNKYDSYIVYGSTRTASGDEEGGILLPKIGYILTEGISSYGISYTQGYRTGGVSVNRWTSTVAEYDPETTHNFELSYKRVQDQLKVAANVFYTHWVDQQVLVQYAANNPYNSAIVNAASSEVYGAELEATYNINAHNALTAGVGYNHTRFIDFKGPLNQNYDGNEFPFASPWTGSLNYTFKPTDMWNWDNTLRYLSSSYGDAANTKSAPEQWYLDTSLAYLMAQWKLNSEFYIRNVLDQKYVTYDASNAYYGTKVYQVNSPREFGVRVTYFW; encoded by the coding sequence ATGAGAATTTTCATCGCAGCATTGTTCACGGTCCAGGCAAGCTTGGTGCATGCCCAGACAGCGGAACAACCACCACAGACGGCATCAGAGACGGCGACAACTGAAAAAACCGCAGAAACCTACAAACTGCAACAAGTGCAGATTCTGGGTAATAAAGAAGACAAGTCCTACTTGGAAAGTACAGAATCCATCACTGTTATCCAAGCCGAGTCATATGATAAAGGGGTTAAGGCCGACTCCTTAAAATCCATCAATGGTCTTCCCAACGTTCAAGTGAACAAGAACGATAACACCTTCAGTCTGCGCGGTATTAACAATATCGGCGTAACAGGATATCAAAAAGACAATTTGGCATCGATCCTGGTGGACGATGTTTTCCAGACGGACTTGGCAATTTCCGCCGGAGCGTTTGATTTCTGGGACTTGGATCACGTGGAAATCTATCGTGGTGCCCAATCCACAACTCAGGGTATCAACTCGCTTGCGGGTAATATCCTTTTGTTCCACCGTAAAGCGTCCGATGCAACAGAGGGCGCAGTTAAAGCCGGTCTGGGTAGCTATGGATATAAAGAAGTGGGCGTGGTTTCCAATTATAAATTAAGCGAAAACCTGTTCGGTCGTACGTCTGTGAACGTGGAACGTTATGATGGCTTCATCGAAAACGTCACGACGGGTAACGAACGCTGGGGACGTCAGGATAAGAACTATATCTCTCAGGATTTAGTGTATAGATTGAACGCCTTTGATGAGATTCGTTGGAACATCAAAGTTCTTAACAATGAAGCTGGCGGAACTTATTCGCAATCCACAGATCCTTTTGATTATAAAGTGTATGAGGATGTCGACAACCGTGCGTTGACGAATAATCAACAGACAAGCCTTCGTTATACTAAAAAAATCAACGAAAACTCCTCTAATGAAACGATTCTGGCATACTCGCAAAGTGACCAGGACGCGACCGCCGATGCAGACGGAACTTCAGCTGCAACAGCTGGAACTCGTTATGAGGATCACACGGACAGCTACCTCAGCGTTGAAAACTTGTACAAATACCAAAGCGAAAAAGTTAAAAACGTTTTGGGTTTGCACTATCACGACTACATCATCAAAGATGACTATAACTTTAACGTGTTAGCTCCAGGTCCAATCCCGGTTCGTCAAAAAACTGAGAAATACCAAAACACGTATGCGATCTTTGATTCCATGCTTTATAAGTTCAATGAAAATCATGCGATGAACTTGGGTCTTCGTTATGAGTACATGAAGAACAAGTACGATTCTTATATCGTGTATGGCTCGACCAGAACGGCGAGCGGTGACGAAGAGGGCGGTATCCTGCTTCCTAAAATCGGTTACATCCTGACGGAAGGTATCAGTTCTTACGGTATTTCCTATACTCAGGGCTACCGTACAGGTGGTGTCAGCGTGAATCGTTGGACATCCACAGTGGCCGAATACGATCCAGAAACGACTCATAACTTTGAATTAAGCTATAAGCGTGTCCAAGATCAGCTAAAAGTTGCGGCGAACGTGTTCTACACTCACTGGGTGGATCAGCAGGTTCTGGTGCAATATGCGGCGAACAACCCTTACAATTCAGCGATCGTGAATGCGGCAAGCTCTGAAGTGTACGGTGCGGAATTGGAAGCGACTTACAATATCAATGCACACAATGCATTGACTGCAGGTGTGGGTTACAATCATACACGCTTCATCGACTTTAAAGGACCTTTGAATCAAAACTATGACGGTAACGAGTTCCCATTCGCAAGCCCATGGACAGGAAGCTTAAACTACACGTTCAAACCGACAGACATGTGGAATTGGGATAATACACTTCGCTACTTGTCTTCAAGCTATGGCGATGCTGCGAATACCAAGTCGGCTCCTGAGCAATGGTACTTGGATACGTCTTTGGCGTACCTGATGGCGCAATGGAAATTGAACTCTGAGTTCTATATCCGTAACGTCCTTGATCAGAAATATGTGACATACGATGCAAGTAACGCCTACTATGGAACAAAAGTTTACCAAGTGAATTCACCCCGTGAGTTCGGTGTACGCGTGACGTATTTCTGGTAA
- a CDS encoding ComEC/Rec2 family competence protein yields the protein MEWVLRFSLFSLVLITFSATPVANKSVFSYLVIWNVGQGQWVTSVDTTTCRHFDVGGERFPWAKIAKLCRDKNNKIYLSHWDWDHIGALAKWPSSWQSCLAMRPQGISSPGKMRLLEKFSDCPDKLDIPHWQGLTALKKTKKSERKADTNAASQITSYNGFLFPGDSPVKAELLWQSLPWVRETRVLVLGHHGSRTSTSDELLTHLPRLTMAVASARYARYKHPHAEVIYRLKKRHIPLLKTEDWGNIWFEY from the coding sequence GTGGAATGGGTTTTAAGATTTTCACTTTTCTCATTGGTGTTGATAACTTTCAGCGCTACGCCGGTGGCAAATAAATCTGTGTTCTCATATCTCGTGATATGGAACGTCGGCCAAGGACAATGGGTGACTTCAGTTGACACCACCACCTGCCGACATTTTGACGTCGGTGGCGAACGATTTCCGTGGGCGAAAATCGCAAAGCTTTGCCGCGATAAAAATAACAAAATTTACCTCAGCCACTGGGATTGGGATCATATCGGTGCGTTAGCGAAATGGCCTTCCTCGTGGCAGAGCTGTCTGGCGATGAGGCCACAGGGAATTTCTTCACCGGGAAAAATGCGCCTGCTGGAAAAGTTTTCTGATTGCCCCGACAAATTGGATATTCCCCACTGGCAGGGGTTAACGGCTTTAAAAAAAACAAAAAAGTCTGAACGCAAAGCCGACACAAACGCGGCAAGCCAGATCACATCTTACAACGGCTTTTTATTCCCTGGCGATTCACCGGTAAAGGCGGAATTACTGTGGCAAAGTCTGCCTTGGGTGCGCGAAACTCGGGTTTTAGTGCTGGGCCATCACGGCTCTCGGACGAGCACATCAGATGAGCTATTAACTCACTTGCCACGTCTTACGATGGCTGTCGCATCCGCGCGCTATGCACGCTACAAGCATCCCCACGCCGAAGTGATTTATCGGCTAAAAAAGCGTCACATTCCCCTGCTAAAAACAGAGGATTGGGGAAATATTTGGTTTGAATATTAA
- a CDS encoding lysine N(6)-hydroxylase/L-ornithine N(5)-oxygenase family protein, translating into MEQKYNLIGIGIGVFNLSLAALADKTAGIHSAFFDGKPSFDWHSEIMFADSEMQTSFLKDLVMGADPTNPYSFMNYLVQNGLYYSFMNTNRQVVTRREFEMYCQWVSKQLNHRLNFGAQIDEVNFKDGQFQVRSGNNIAKSDNICIGTGLTPNVPDFAKDFIGPKVFHAKSPYLKTLDVTGKNVVVIGGGQTGIEIFRNCFKGKWGEPCSTRLISSRANLEPLDNSPFVNEYFTPYYVEEFFGLDQNLKDPIVRHQKMASDGNTPEYLEALYNDIYQLRHVHQSEAIVEILPSRCMDRLEEAGNGYKLTVSSTFSNKTETHHADIVILSTGFRTRIPHIIEPIQHLIDFDNTGRFVLQKNFSVKWKGPSQNKIYAMNFSRHGHGISEPQTSLMAWRSATILNDMLGKEHYKTSKMVPNFVSYKGL; encoded by the coding sequence ATGGAACAAAAATACAATCTTATAGGAATTGGTATCGGCGTCTTCAATCTAAGTCTTGCGGCCTTGGCAGATAAAACTGCGGGGATCCACAGTGCTTTCTTTGACGGCAAACCAAGTTTCGACTGGCACTCAGAAATCATGTTTGCAGATTCAGAAATGCAAACGTCTTTCCTCAAAGACCTGGTGATGGGGGCGGACCCGACAAACCCTTACAGCTTCATGAACTATCTGGTTCAAAATGGTTTGTATTATTCTTTCATGAACACGAATCGCCAAGTGGTGACTCGCCGTGAATTTGAAATGTACTGCCAGTGGGTAAGTAAGCAATTAAACCACCGTTTGAACTTTGGCGCGCAAATCGACGAAGTAAATTTCAAAGATGGTCAATTCCAGGTTCGTTCTGGTAACAACATCGCTAAATCCGACAATATCTGTATCGGAACGGGGCTAACTCCAAACGTTCCTGATTTTGCCAAAGACTTCATCGGTCCTAAAGTATTCCACGCAAAATCGCCTTATCTTAAAACTTTGGATGTCACGGGTAAGAACGTAGTTGTTATTGGTGGCGGGCAAACGGGGATCGAGATCTTTCGCAATTGCTTTAAAGGCAAATGGGGAGAGCCATGCAGCACGCGACTGATTTCCAGCCGCGCGAACTTGGAACCGTTGGACAATTCTCCGTTCGTGAATGAATACTTCACACCTTATTACGTGGAAGAATTCTTTGGTTTAGATCAAAACCTTAAAGATCCTATCGTGCGCCATCAGAAAATGGCTTCTGACGGGAATACTCCAGAGTATTTGGAAGCTCTTTACAATGATATCTATCAACTTCGTCACGTTCATCAAAGTGAGGCGATCGTGGAGATCCTGCCTTCCCGTTGCATGGATCGCCTGGAAGAGGCGGGGAATGGCTATAAACTGACTGTCAGCAGCACGTTCTCGAACAAAACTGAAACGCACCATGCGGATATCGTGATCCTAAGCACCGGCTTTAGAACCCGCATTCCGCACATCATTGAGCCGATTCAACACCTGATTGATTTCGACAACACAGGTCGCTTTGTTTTGCAGAAGAATTTCTCTGTGAAATGGAAGGGGCCTTCGCAGAATAAGATCTATGCCATGAACTTTAGCCGTCACGGACATGGAATCTCTGAACCGCAAACGAGCTTGATGGCGTGGAGATCCGCAACCATCCTGAACGATATGCTGGGTAAAGAGCACTATAAAACATCGAAAATGGTTCCTAATTTTGTTAGCTATAAAGGATTATAA
- a CDS encoding LysM peptidoglycan-binding domain-containing protein, producing MQTVKNKKFSVSLTIIFCALLVQFQTAHGQDAPPPDTTWDADPLDVLEPKKSDAPVEPSVPEFTEIQPGSSSGQSVETPPPPAAPDVPTPEISAPNDVPAPTHADASSSFSDAGSSDPDFNKENRFHNIYKKYNAQPTSDEAWDKAVGARKSEVYKVEKGNTLWDISNTFFGDPNFWPKLWSLNNGSILNPHEITPDMNIKFYPGTMMDAPTLAVAGKEGETVAESEGDKIVEPSITEPPVPPTRRKHTPVLGSLPNSLPKGRFGVFDDSSAVEIEFRENKMPIPYEYLTYFVADNEVPGAGTITATELDSQTANEFQYVYVKLNGNQEKNYIVQKNMGEVFDPAVKGRKGRMVEVQGGLEILEKVNAEKNIYRAIVKKAIQPVEVGAVLVPGEVPMIDPRPGAVNNSANAKIMGGEFGKKRGLFGSNSLVFLDGGSGRGFQVGQNLTIFADSALRNRQTNAVLNDRNIGSLKIVNVTPNFATAYVTTSNEDILLGDYVGVGTKTASAGPDVHESHAPESKDQIEEELDLEGAPPVSPESGSEDLDLEL from the coding sequence ATGCAAACAGTGAAGAACAAGAAGTTCTCAGTCTCATTGACGATTATATTCTGTGCGCTCTTGGTGCAATTCCAAACAGCGCATGGTCAGGATGCACCTCCACCAGATACAACCTGGGATGCAGATCCATTGGATGTATTAGAACCTAAAAAAAGTGATGCTCCAGTAGAGCCCAGTGTTCCTGAATTTACAGAAATTCAACCGGGCTCTTCATCGGGACAAAGTGTTGAAACTCCGCCTCCACCAGCAGCACCTGATGTTCCCACACCAGAAATTTCTGCACCGAATGATGTGCCGGCGCCAACTCATGCGGATGCATCGTCAAGTTTTTCAGATGCAGGTAGCAGCGATCCGGATTTCAATAAAGAAAATCGTTTTCACAATATCTACAAAAAGTACAACGCACAGCCCACTTCAGATGAGGCTTGGGACAAAGCTGTTGGGGCTCGTAAATCCGAAGTTTACAAAGTCGAAAAGGGCAACACTCTTTGGGATATTTCCAACACTTTCTTCGGGGATCCAAACTTTTGGCCGAAACTTTGGTCATTGAATAATGGATCGATTTTAAATCCCCACGAAATCACTCCGGATATGAATATCAAATTCTATCCAGGTACGATGATGGATGCGCCGACTCTTGCCGTGGCCGGTAAAGAAGGTGAAACCGTTGCTGAATCTGAAGGCGATAAAATTGTTGAACCAAGCATCACTGAGCCTCCAGTGCCACCGACTCGTCGTAAGCACACTCCCGTGTTGGGCTCACTTCCGAACAGTTTACCGAAAGGTCGCTTCGGAGTATTCGATGACAGCTCTGCCGTGGAAATTGAATTCAGAGAAAATAAAATGCCGATCCCTTACGAGTATCTGACTTATTTCGTAGCGGATAACGAAGTGCCGGGCGCTGGAACTATCACTGCAACGGAATTGGATTCGCAGACGGCGAACGAATTCCAATACGTTTACGTAAAATTAAATGGCAACCAAGAAAAGAACTACATCGTTCAAAAAAATATGGGCGAAGTATTTGATCCTGCGGTGAAAGGTCGTAAAGGCCGCATGGTTGAAGTTCAAGGTGGCCTGGAGATTCTGGAAAAGGTAAACGCCGAAAAAAATATCTATCGCGCCATCGTAAAAAAAGCGATTCAGCCGGTGGAAGTTGGCGCCGTTCTGGTTCCAGGTGAAGTTCCAATGATCGATCCGCGTCCGGGGGCCGTGAATAATTCTGCCAATGCGAAAATCATGGGCGGGGAGTTCGGTAAAAAGCGTGGGCTTTTTGGTTCAAACTCTTTGGTGTTCTTGGATGGCGGTTCAGGTCGCGGATTTCAGGTGGGGCAAAATCTGACGATTTTTGCAGACAGTGCTCTTCGCAATCGTCAGACCAATGCGGTTTTGAATGATCGTAATATCGGTAGCTTAAAAATCGTCAACGTGACGCCAAACTTTGCCACAGCTTATGTGACGACTTCCAACGAAGATATCTTGTTGGGAGACTATGTCGGAGTGGGAACAAAAACGGCTTCAGCAGGTCCGGATGTTCATGAAAGTCATGCACCAGAATCCAAAGATCAAATTGAAGAAGAATTGGATTTAGAGGGCGCGCCTCCTGTTTCGCCGGAGTCCGGATCTGAAGACCTTGATCTTGAATTGTAA